DNA sequence from the Pedobacter sp. W3I1 genome:
AAATCCGGATGACATTAAACCCTCTTTGGCATTGGGTACCAATTTTAGCGGCAACTGGCAAAAATTAAACTTTAGCAGCAATAATTTCTTTTCTACTGCCTATTACCCAGGTATACGCCGGGGTGTACTTCAATTAAATGAGCGGATTAGCCGTTACTTTGGAAAACACAATACCTGGCTCGGCTTTAGCCTGTACAGTTTTGATCCGGCCTATCAAAGAAATGTATTCTTTTTTCAACGAAACTATTCGTTACAGCGTATGGAGGCAGGTTGGGCAATTCCAGTTAAGGTGAACTTAAATTTAACCCTTACCGCTTCACGCGATCAGGAAAAAGCAGATTACAACTTTTTGCAGACCGAGACTAATAAATTAACGGCATACCGCTTAAATGAATCCATCAACTGGCACAGCAGTGATTTTAAAGAGAATATCTTTTTCTCGATGGATAATGGTTTTGGGCAGAATATAAATGGGAAAACAGAACTCCAGCTCCGCTTAAACGCCACATGGTCTAACAGCTGGATGAACCTTAATACCTATCTACAAAAAGGAAGTTTTTTACTTGCCGAATCTTATAATAGTGGATTAAATGAGCAAGAGATATACCGGTTTAGCATCAGTCCATCTTTTCATCAATATTTCTTTAATAAAAAGTTACGCGCTGAAGCAGGTTTAATTTTTTACCGTGATGCTTTATTCGGCAACAATACTACTTATACTGTTAAAGCAGATTATAAAATTACGCCTAAAACAGCTTTCTACATCAGCTCTTATATGTATCAGTACAGAACCAGCTTTGCAAATTCTTCATTTAGAAGCTTACAGGCAGGTATTACCCAAAAATTACCTGATCCAAGGCAGCATATTCCTGGTAAAAAAGGGAATATTGCCATCTTAATTTATAAAGACAACAACCAGAATGGTATTTTCGACGCTGGTGATGAACCTGCAAATTCAGGTACCGTATTGGTCAACAAAATTATTTTCATTATCCCGGCTAACGGAACCATCCAATACAGTAAAGTACCTTATGGTGATTATAGTTTGAACATGCCTTTACAAAACGGATATCAGATTATGCCAACGCATATCACCATAGACCAGAAGAACATGAAAGTTAATGTTCCGATGCAGAAAAGTGGAAATGTAACTGGCAGAATTGCTATTAATTTTAACGAAACCAGAAGTCTGCAGATCAATCCGTCGCTGGCAGGTATCAGTATTCTAATAAAAGGCAAGGATGGTATGATCAGAGCCGTTAAAACAGGAGAAGATGGAGATTATTTTGTTTATCTGCCGGAAGGTAGTTATCAGGCTTATCCAGATGTGATGCATCTGCCAGAACATATTTACTTTGATGGCGAACCAGCTATGATTACCGTAGAATCGGCAATAGCGACCACGATACCCACTATAACTTTAAAGGTTAAGGAAAAAAAGATCGAAATTAAACGCTTTAAAAATTAGGACAAAAAAAAATCATATGTCAGTTGAAGGATTGGTTTTTAGGGAACCCGGCGTTTGACATATGACTTTAAATATTTTCAGGTGTATTTTACCTTTCGGAAATAACTCTGCAAAGATGGCTTATTTAAAACCTATCAAAACTTTTTTTACATCAACTCCTTATTTCTTTACACGAAACCTGATGTTGAAATTCAATTTCTAAGTTTTATAACAATTCCTTTCAGAAAATGTTTTAATTGGTGCACACATTTTTGTAGAAAGTGAAATTGAGATCAACACCAATCAAAGCTAATTGAACATTCCTAATCAAAACCGTCTCTTAAATAATAATTTAGGAGACGGCTTTTTTTCTGCTTTTTAAATCTTACTATAAACCCCAGCCATATCTGATACGAGTTAATCCCGATTGATTAGTGGTAGTTAAAGTAATATTTGTTCCGCTTCCACCTCGGTTCTGAATACTGTAGCTATCGTTATCTCTAAGCCCTGGCCAGTATACGCTTGCCACTTTATCGTTTCTAAATACATTGGTAGAACCAACTATATAGGCAATCTCATTATCACTACCTACCGAACCTGTATAATTTTTACCAGTAGTCATGGCTGCACCATATTCGGTAACAACGGTACGACTTGCATAATTACCGAAGCGGCTTCGCCAATCGCTTTCCCAGGCTGATTGTGTTCTGGTAGCCCAAAATGCATAATTATGCAGGGACAACAGGCAACCCGAAAAGCGGCTATCTGCGCCAACAGCAGTAACATTTTCCGAATAGCCGGTACCACCTAAAAGAATCCGGCCTTTGCTTACATTGGGGTAACGGGAAAGCCATTCGGCATAAATAGTGGTTAATTGGGCCAATGTATAACCATAGGGCTCATTCATAGGTTCGAAATACACGTTAGCATTACTTCCATATTTATTAACTACGGTTTGCCACATGGCCCAAAACTGAGTGGTGTCATCAATAGTACCATTATGGGAAGATGCACTCTCCCAACAAGCCAAAATCACTTTCATGTTCTTACTTAGTGCACGATCTATAGCGCCTGTATAAGCAGCCCACCATGCTTCTGCCACGCTAGGTGGATTAATCGGTAACCTCACGGTGTTTACACCCGGCATATTATTTTGAAAACCCGTTAGTATCGCATTTGCCTTTGCTGATACGGTAGTATAATTGTCACCAGCTGTTAATCCTGAAGGGATTACCCAGCCATCCACAAAATTGTCGCGGCCATCAGCCCAGTTTACCCCGGCAATACCTGCGGCGCCTAACCCCTCTACTGTTGCTTGTTGAGCATTTGAGGTTTCTGTTTTCTCAATTTCGGGTAGAGTTTCTGTAATTAATTCTTTTTTTTCACAGCCCATTAAGCATACGCTTAACATAACGGCCATCGTTGCGATTGACGTTTTAATTTTCATAGGGTTTTGTAATTAATATTTGGTTAGTGAGGCGTTAACCAGAAGAAAATCGATAGGTTATTTATTTTTCAACTCATTTAAAATAGCTTTATCTAAACTAGTTAGTGTATTCTGCGTAGGCTTAAGCAGTTCAAAAACTACAATTTCATTCTTTCCTTTTTTAAGCCATTCTGCAGGCAGATAAAGTGTTTGTTGTGGTCCAATGCTCCAATATTTACCTAAATTATGTCCGTTAACCCAAACCAGTCCCTTTCCCCATTGGCGCATATCTAAATAAGTGTCGGCAACTTTTGTTAAATTAAAGGAAGCCGATTTAAGTGCAGCCGCTGATTGGCTGTTTACTTTAGGCTGTATTTTTTGGGTATCTATGTTATCAA
Encoded proteins:
- a CDS encoding cellulase family glycosylhydrolase, with amino-acid sequence MKIKTSIATMAVMLSVCLMGCEKKELITETLPEIEKTETSNAQQATVEGLGAAGIAGVNWADGRDNFVDGWVIPSGLTAGDNYTTVSAKANAILTGFQNNMPGVNTVRLPINPPSVAEAWWAAYTGAIDRALSKNMKVILACWESASSHNGTIDDTTQFWAMWQTVVNKYGSNANVYFEPMNEPYGYTLAQLTTIYAEWLSRYPNVSKGRILLGGTGYSENVTAVGADSRFSGCLLSLHNYAFWATRTQSAWESDWRSRFGNYASRTVVTEYGAAMTTGKNYTGSVGSDNEIAYIVGSTNVFRNDKVASVYWPGLRDNDSYSIQNRGGSGTNITLTTTNQSGLTRIRYGWGL
- a CDS encoding collagen binding domain-containing protein → MAFFHQRIFLWCSILVLCFSMPSFAQNSSDIKISTDSLINIGREKLISLSIRIDNNSDQDFEGRIMPVLPKGFGLVADQPIKVKVQKKAHTFYPFKFLVLNNADAETSQMVFQLHDLNNALRAQVKTSISMLPLRATELIVLTPSILLKQIGDSLTVNLLIRNSGNQVEELKLIASFPSDNGQGKNVLQKDIKLSPGTEQQISFGKIINRELYQLNNFYVNIAGIYKNGDLFGNGITYVQNAAANRQFVNAEIPQNILNRNLTNQISLSGQNLFSDSQSWQLNGTGATQLGQGILGFSVDAYQWNSLANRPLISNTWLNYEGDKKGITVGNISENLENFINGRGAKIYTRADEDRHGVEAAFVQKSYNLLGDNLNYGYSAYVKTNIKDTSGHELSSSLIFDYAPLEQSRSILFANTVSLLNKRNLVMSVNVGGGLSQDLLNPDDIKPSLALGTNFSGNWQKLNFSSNNFFSTAYYPGIRRGVLQLNERISRYFGKHNTWLGFSLYSFDPAYQRNVFFFQRNYSLQRMEAGWAIPVKVNLNLTLTASRDQEKADYNFLQTETNKLTAYRLNESINWHSSDFKENIFFSMDNGFGQNINGKTELQLRLNATWSNSWMNLNTYLQKGSFLLAESYNSGLNEQEIYRFSISPSFHQYFFNKKLRAEAGLIFYRDALFGNNTTYTVKADYKITPKTAFYISSYMYQYRTSFANSSFRSLQAGITQKLPDPRQHIPGKKGNIAILIYKDNNQNGIFDAGDEPANSGTVLVNKIIFIIPANGTIQYSKVPYGDYSLNMPLQNGYQIMPTHITIDQKNMKVNVPMQKSGNVTGRIAINFNETRSLQINPSLAGISILIKGKDGMIRAVKTGEDGDYFVYLPEGSYQAYPDVMHLPEHIYFDGEPAMITVESAIATTIPTITLKVKEKKIEIKRFKN